The following are encoded together in the Streptomyces sp. NBC_01465 genome:
- a CDS encoding NADAR family protein: MGKIEELHAQVSAGEKIKYLHFWGHTPRPDGTLSASCLSQWWPSPFTVDGVEYATAEHWMMASKARLFGDEAAERKAVEAKNPALAKKAGRLVKGFDDTVWERERYGIVVEGSVHKFGAEAGLRDFLLATGDRVLVEASPMDRIWGIGLAATDDRAQDPSKWRGLNLLGFALMDARTRLRR; the protein is encoded by the coding sequence ATGGGGAAGATCGAGGAACTTCACGCGCAGGTCAGCGCGGGCGAGAAGATCAAGTATCTGCACTTCTGGGGGCACACGCCGAGGCCGGACGGGACGCTGAGCGCGAGCTGTCTGAGCCAGTGGTGGCCGTCGCCGTTCACGGTGGACGGGGTGGAGTACGCGACGGCGGAGCACTGGATGATGGCGTCCAAGGCGCGGCTCTTCGGCGACGAGGCGGCCGAGCGCAAGGCGGTGGAGGCGAAGAACCCGGCGCTGGCGAAGAAGGCGGGCCGCCTGGTCAAGGGCTTCGACGACACGGTGTGGGAGCGCGAGCGGTACGGCATCGTGGTCGAGGGCAGCGTGCACAAGTTCGGCGCAGAGGCCGGGCTGCGGGATTTCCTGCTGGCCACGGGCGACCGGGTACTGGTGGAGGCGAGCCCGATGGACCGCATATGGGGCATAGGCCTGGCGGCCACGGACGACCGAGCCCAGGACCCGTCGAAGTGGCGCGGCCTGAACCTGCTGGGGTTCGCGCTGATGGACGCGCGGACCCGGCTGCGGCGTTAG
- a CDS encoding NAD(P)/FAD-dependent oxidoreductase, producing the protein MAPAAMRTSAARSLSEARPVSFWLEDPGKPATLPALTGDETCDLLVIGGGYSGLWTALLAKERDPQRDVVLIEGHEVGWAASGRNGGFCAASLTHGLANGIARWPGEIQKLEQLGEQNLDAIEETVARYGIDCDFERTGEIDVATQPHQVEELREFHSEISELGFTGLEFLDRDQVRKEVDSPTFLGGLHDPRGVAMLHPAKLAWGLKRACLDLGVRIYERTRGLDLVGAGAGMAVRTPYGRIRARHVALGTNIFPSLVKRVRPYTVPVYDYALMTEPLSADQLASIGWKNRQGLGDSANQFHYFRITADNRILWGGYDAIYPYGGRMSADLDHGPATYLKLAEHFFTAFPQLAGVNFSHAWGGAIDTCSRFSAFFGTAHGGKVSYAAGYTGLGVGATRFGADVMLDLLSGVRTERTALEMVRTKPLPFPPEPFAWAGIGLTKWSLARSDAQGGRRNLWLKAMDKVGLGFDS; encoded by the coding sequence ATGGCCCCAGCCGCCATGCGCACGTCCGCCGCACGATCCCTTTCCGAGGCCCGCCCGGTCTCCTTCTGGCTGGAGGACCCGGGAAAGCCCGCCACCCTCCCCGCCCTCACGGGCGACGAGACCTGCGACCTCCTCGTCATCGGCGGCGGCTACAGCGGACTGTGGACCGCGCTCCTCGCCAAGGAGCGCGACCCGCAGCGGGACGTCGTCCTGATCGAGGGCCACGAGGTGGGCTGGGCCGCCTCGGGCCGCAACGGCGGATTCTGCGCCGCGTCCCTCACCCACGGCCTGGCCAACGGCATCGCCCGCTGGCCGGGCGAGATCCAGAAGCTGGAACAGCTGGGCGAGCAGAACCTCGACGCGATCGAGGAGACGGTCGCCCGGTACGGCATCGACTGCGACTTCGAGCGCACCGGCGAGATCGACGTGGCGACTCAGCCGCACCAGGTCGAGGAGCTCCGTGAGTTCCACTCGGAGATCTCCGAACTGGGCTTCACAGGGCTCGAGTTCCTCGACCGGGACCAGGTCCGCAAGGAGGTCGACTCCCCGACCTTCCTCGGCGGCCTCCACGACCCGCGCGGCGTCGCGATGCTCCACCCCGCCAAGCTGGCGTGGGGCCTGAAGCGGGCGTGCCTGGATCTGGGCGTACGGATCTACGAGCGCACCCGGGGCCTGGACCTGGTGGGCGCGGGCGCGGGGATGGCGGTCCGTACCCCGTACGGCAGGATCCGCGCGCGCCATGTCGCGCTGGGCACGAACATCTTCCCGTCGCTGGTCAAGCGGGTCCGTCCGTACACCGTGCCGGTCTACGACTACGCGCTGATGACCGAGCCCCTCAGCGCGGACCAACTGGCCTCCATCGGCTGGAAGAACCGCCAGGGGCTGGGCGACAGCGCCAACCAGTTCCACTACTTCCGCATCACCGCGGACAACCGGATCCTCTGGGGCGGCTACGACGCGATCTACCCCTACGGGGGCCGGATGAGCGCCGACCTGGACCACGGCCCGGCGACGTATCTGAAGCTGGCGGAGCACTTCTTCACCGCCTTCCCGCAGCTGGCGGGCGTCAACTTCAGCCACGCCTGGGGCGGGGCGATCGACACCTGCTCGCGCTTCTCGGCGTTCTTCGGGACGGCGCACGGCGGGAAGGTCTCCTACGCGGCCGGGTACACGGGCCTGGGCGTGGGCGCGACGCGCTTCGGTGCGGACGTGATGCTGGATCTGCTCTCCGGTGTACGGACCGAGCGCACCGCCCTGGAGATGGTGCGCACCAAGCCGCTGCCGTTCCCGCCGGAGCCCTTCGCCTGGGCGGGGATCGGCCTCACGAAGTGGTCCCTGGCCAGGTCGGACGCGCAGGGCGGCCGGCGCAATCTGTGGCTGAAGGCCATGGACAAGGTGGGACTCGGCTTCGACTCCTGA
- a CDS encoding gamma-aminobutyraldehyde dehydrogenase: protein MGNRFQVQDRFAAGAQYIAGELRSGTSGRHHDVVNPATGEIVYTYELASTADVDAAVAAARAAFPGWSGATPGERSDALHRFAAVLAERAEEFAYAESLQCGKPAKLTAEFDVPGTVDNTAFFAGAARHLQGQSAGEYSGDHTSYVRREAIGVVGSIAPWNYPLQMAAWKILPAIAAGNTIVLKPAEITPLTSLLFAQAATEAGIPDGVVNIVTGAGKDAGEHLVAHPDVVMTSFTGSTAVGKRVAEIATATVKRIHLELGGKAPFVVFDDADLEAAVHGAVAGSLINTGQDCTAATRAYVQRPLYDAFVTGVAELMESVRVGDPFAPDTDLGPLISYQHRDRVAAIVERARAYATVVTGGEAPKRDGAYYLPTLVTGAPQDSEIVQAEIFGPVLVVLPFDTDDEGIALANDTPYGLAASAWTGSVYRANRATREIKAGCVWVNDHIPIISEMPHGGYKASGFGKDMSVYSFEEYTQVKHVMYDNTAVARKDWHRTIFGDR from the coding sequence ATGGGCAACCGCTTCCAGGTGCAGGACCGCTTCGCGGCCGGCGCGCAGTACATCGCCGGAGAATTGAGGAGCGGCACCTCGGGCCGTCACCACGACGTCGTGAACCCCGCGACCGGCGAGATCGTCTACACCTACGAGCTGGCCTCGACCGCCGATGTCGACGCCGCCGTGGCCGCCGCCCGCGCCGCCTTCCCCGGCTGGTCGGGTGCAACCCCGGGCGAGCGTTCCGACGCGCTGCACAGGTTCGCGGCCGTACTCGCCGAGCGCGCCGAGGAGTTCGCCTACGCGGAGTCCCTCCAGTGCGGGAAGCCGGCCAAGCTGACCGCCGAGTTCGACGTGCCGGGCACCGTCGACAACACCGCCTTCTTCGCGGGCGCGGCCCGTCACCTCCAGGGCCAGTCCGCGGGCGAGTACAGCGGCGACCACACCTCCTACGTACGGCGCGAGGCCATCGGCGTCGTCGGTTCCATCGCCCCCTGGAACTACCCGCTCCAGATGGCCGCCTGGAAGATCCTCCCGGCGATCGCCGCGGGCAACACCATCGTCCTGAAGCCCGCCGAGATCACCCCGCTGACCTCGCTCCTCTTCGCGCAGGCCGCCACCGAAGCAGGCATCCCGGACGGTGTCGTCAATATCGTCACCGGCGCGGGCAAGGACGCGGGCGAGCACCTCGTCGCCCACCCCGACGTCGTCATGACCTCCTTCACCGGCTCCACCGCCGTCGGCAAGCGCGTCGCCGAGATCGCCACCGCGACCGTCAAGCGCATCCACCTGGAGCTCGGCGGCAAGGCCCCGTTCGTCGTCTTCGACGACGCCGACCTGGAGGCCGCCGTCCACGGCGCCGTCGCGGGATCGCTGATCAACACCGGCCAGGACTGCACCGCCGCCACCCGCGCCTACGTACAACGCCCGCTCTACGACGCCTTCGTGACCGGCGTCGCCGAGCTGATGGAGTCCGTCCGCGTCGGCGACCCCTTCGCCCCGGACACCGACCTCGGCCCGCTGATCTCTTATCAGCACCGCGACCGCGTCGCCGCGATCGTCGAGCGCGCCCGCGCGTACGCCACCGTCGTCACCGGCGGCGAAGCCCCGAAGCGCGACGGCGCCTACTACCTCCCGACCCTCGTCACCGGCGCCCCCCAGGACAGCGAGATCGTCCAGGCCGAGATCTTCGGCCCCGTCCTCGTGGTCCTCCCCTTCGACACCGACGACGAAGGGATCGCCCTCGCCAACGACACCCCCTACGGCCTCGCCGCCTCCGCCTGGACCGGCAGTGTCTACCGCGCCAACCGCGCCACCCGCGAGATCAAGGCGGGCTGCGTCTGGGTCAACGACCACATTCCGATCATCAGCGAGATGCCGCACGGCGGATACAAGGCCAGCGGCTTCGGCAAGGACATGTCCGTGTACTCGTTCGAGGAGTACACACAGGTCAAGCACGTGATGTACGACAACACCGCGGTCGCCCGCAAGGACTGGCACCGCACGATCTTCGGGGACCGATAG
- a CDS encoding ABC transporter ATP-binding protein has protein sequence MTETSGGDVRLTGISKTYGSFTAVHPLELTVPQGSFFALLGASGCGKTTTLRMIAGLEDPTTGTVFLGDKDVTDLPPYKRPVNTVFQSYALFPHLNVTENIAFGLRRRGIKSVKKQVDDMLELVQLGDFAHRKPHQLSGGQQQRVAVARALINHPQVLLLDEPLGALDLKLRRQMQLELKRIQTEVGITFIHVTHDQEEAMTMADTVAVMNGGRVEQLGAPADLYENPNTTFVANFLGTSNLIEAEVVEAGSDITVAASGAKLHLPANRCSAQTSSGGKLLVGVRPEKISLAHADDADEIPDGRNRITGRIADSSFIGVSTQFVIDSPVCPELEVYVQNIERDSRLTPGAEVVLHWNPEHTFGLDAAQDIDAGTEEAA, from the coding sequence ATGACAGAGACCTCAGGCGGCGACGTCCGCCTCACCGGCATCAGCAAGACCTACGGCTCCTTCACCGCCGTGCACCCCCTCGAACTCACCGTCCCGCAGGGCTCGTTCTTCGCCCTGCTCGGCGCCTCGGGCTGCGGCAAGACCACCACGCTGCGGATGATCGCCGGCCTGGAGGACCCGACCACCGGCACGGTCTTCCTCGGCGACAAGGACGTCACCGACCTGCCCCCGTACAAGCGGCCCGTCAACACCGTCTTCCAGTCCTACGCGCTCTTCCCGCACCTGAACGTCACCGAGAACATCGCCTTCGGCCTGCGCCGCCGCGGCATCAAGTCGGTGAAGAAGCAGGTCGACGACATGCTGGAGCTCGTCCAGCTCGGCGACTTCGCGCACCGCAAGCCGCACCAGCTCTCCGGCGGCCAGCAGCAGCGCGTCGCCGTCGCCCGCGCGCTCATCAACCACCCGCAGGTCCTGCTCCTCGACGAGCCGCTCGGTGCGCTCGACCTCAAGCTGCGCCGTCAGATGCAGCTGGAGCTCAAGCGCATCCAGACCGAGGTCGGCATCACCTTCATCCATGTCACCCACGACCAGGAGGAGGCCATGACCATGGCCGACACGGTCGCGGTGATGAACGGCGGCCGCGTCGAGCAGCTGGGCGCACCCGCCGATCTGTACGAGAACCCGAACACCACCTTCGTCGCCAACTTCCTCGGCACCTCCAACCTCATCGAGGCCGAGGTCGTCGAGGCGGGATCCGACATCACGGTGGCGGCCTCCGGGGCCAAGCTGCACCTGCCCGCCAACCGATGTTCGGCGCAGACTTCAAGCGGCGGCAAGCTCCTCGTCGGCGTACGCCCCGAGAAGATCTCCCTCGCGCACGCGGACGACGCGGACGAGATACCCGACGGCCGCAACCGCATCACCGGCCGTATCGCCGACTCCAGCTTCATCGGCGTCTCCACGCAGTTCGTCATCGACAGCCCGGTCTGCCCCGAGCTGGAGGTGTACGTACAGAACATCGAGCGCGACTCCCGCCTGACCCCCGGCGCCGAGGTCGTCCTGCACTGGAACCCCGAGCACACCTTCGGTCTCGACGCGGCCCAGGACATCGACGCGGGGACGGAGGAGGCGGCGTGA
- a CDS encoding DUF4190 domain-containing protein, with protein MSDNAQQPPGDQDPPRDPWAPPERKVPLEKPQAPTGSPVHDQQTVSAMPGVPEAGQGPQGPGPGQGPGQPQPGAVPPPPTGPNGPGQPQSPAGYGYPSYPSAPQAPGAYPGSGYPGYPGYAGQGGWNTMQQAPMNGFGIAGMVLGIISVVIFCAWGIGIILGILALIFGILGRKRANRGEANNGGMALAGIILGSIGIVIGAVVLGFIIWAIATDADSDDDPFSDTYQTSISLTLTR; from the coding sequence ATGTCAGACAATGCGCAGCAGCCACCGGGGGATCAGGATCCCCCCAGGGACCCCTGGGCTCCTCCGGAGCGGAAGGTTCCGCTGGAGAAGCCGCAGGCGCCCACGGGCAGTCCCGTGCACGACCAGCAGACGGTCTCGGCGATGCCGGGAGTGCCCGAGGCGGGGCAGGGCCCGCAGGGTCCCGGCCCCGGACAGGGCCCGGGGCAACCGCAGCCCGGCGCCGTACCGCCGCCGCCGACGGGTCCCAACGGACCCGGGCAGCCGCAGTCGCCCGCCGGCTACGGATACCCGTCGTACCCGAGCGCACCCCAGGCCCCGGGCGCCTACCCGGGCTCCGGCTATCCCGGATACCCGGGATACGCGGGCCAGGGCGGCTGGAACACGATGCAGCAGGCGCCGATGAACGGCTTCGGCATCGCGGGGATGGTGCTCGGCATCATCTCCGTGGTGATCTTCTGCGCCTGGGGGATCGGGATCATCCTGGGCATCCTCGCGCTGATCTTCGGAATCCTCGGCCGCAAGCGGGCCAACCGGGGCGAGGCGAACAACGGCGGGATGGCGCTGGCGGGGATCATCCTCGGGAGCATCGGGATCGTGATCGGCGCGGTGGTCCTGGGCTTCATCATCTGGGCGATCGCGACGGACGCGGACTCGGACGACGACCCGTTCAGCGACACGTACCAGACGTCCATCTCCCTGACGCTGACCCGATAG
- a CDS encoding adenosine deaminase: MTDHDLHPFIAGLPKAELHVHHVGSASPRIVAELAARHPDSQVPTDPEALADYFTFTDFAHFIQVYLSVVDLVRTPEDVRLLTFEVARDMARQNIRYAELTITPYSSTRRGIPEKAFMEAIEDARKAAEDELGVILRWCFDIPGEAGIVSAEETARMAVELHPEGLVSFGLGGPEIGVPRPQFKPYFDRAIAAGLHSVPHAGEATGPETIWDALTHLGAERIGHGTSAVQDPKLLAHLAENRIALEVCPTSNIATRVVETLDEHPLKQMVDAGVLVTINSDDPPMFGTDLNNEYLVAARLLGLDEQGLAALAKNAVEASFLDEAGKAKLAAEIDTYTANWLAK, translated from the coding sequence ATGACCGACCACGACCTGCACCCTTTCATCGCAGGCCTGCCCAAGGCAGAGCTGCATGTGCATCACGTCGGGTCGGCCTCCCCCCGCATCGTTGCCGAGCTGGCCGCGCGCCACCCCGACTCCCAGGTCCCCACCGACCCCGAGGCGCTCGCCGACTACTTCACGTTCACCGACTTCGCGCACTTCATCCAGGTCTATCTCTCCGTCGTGGACCTGGTCCGCACCCCCGAGGACGTCCGGCTGCTGACCTTCGAGGTCGCCCGCGACATGGCCCGCCAGAACATCCGGTACGCGGAGCTCACCATCACCCCGTACTCCTCGACCCGCCGCGGCATCCCCGAGAAGGCCTTCATGGAGGCGATCGAGGACGCCCGCAAGGCGGCCGAGGACGAACTGGGCGTCATCCTGCGCTGGTGCTTCGACATCCCCGGCGAGGCAGGCATCGTCTCCGCCGAGGAGACGGCCCGTATGGCTGTCGAGCTGCACCCCGAGGGCCTGGTCTCCTTCGGGCTCGGCGGGCCCGAGATCGGCGTACCGCGCCCGCAGTTCAAGCCGTACTTCGACCGCGCGATCGCCGCCGGACTGCACTCCGTGCCGCACGCGGGCGAGGCGACGGGCCCCGAGACGATCTGGGACGCGCTCACCCACCTCGGCGCCGAGCGCATCGGCCACGGCACCAGCGCCGTCCAGGACCCCAAGCTCCTGGCGCACCTCGCCGAGAACCGCATCGCGCTGGAGGTATGCCCGACCTCCAACATCGCGACCCGCGTGGTCGAGACCCTCGACGAGCACCCGCTCAAGCAGATGGTCGACGCCGGCGTACTGGTCACCATCAACAGCGACGACCCGCCCATGTTCGGCACCGACCTCAACAACGAGTACCTGGTCGCCGCCCGCCTCCTCGGCCTCGACGAGCAGGGCCTGGCCGCGCTGGCGAAGAACGCCGTCGAGGCGTCCTTCCTCGACGAGGCGGGCAAGGCGAAGCTGGCCGCGGAGATCGACACGTACACCGCGAACTGGCTCGCCAAGTAA
- a CDS encoding ABC transporter permease, with protein sequence MTTLTETPPAAPAELPVRKPLLRRKLVPYWLLLPGIVWLLIFFALPMVYQASTSVQTGSLEKGFEVTWHFQTYWDAFQEYYPQFIRSLLYAGTATVLCLILGYPLAYLIAFKAGRWRNVVLILVIAPFFTSFLIRTLAWKTILADGGPVVHVLNTLHILDVTSWLGWTEGSRVLATPMAVVCGLTYNFLPFMILPLYTSLERIDGRLHEAAGDLYATPATTFRKVTFPLSMPGVVSGTLLTFIPASGDYVNAELLGSTDQKMVGNVIQSQFLRVLDYPTAAALSFILMAIVLAMVTVYIRRAGTEDLV encoded by the coding sequence GTGACGACGCTCACGGAGACACCTCCCGCCGCCCCCGCCGAACTCCCGGTCCGCAAGCCCCTGTTGCGCCGCAAGCTCGTCCCGTACTGGCTGCTGCTGCCCGGCATCGTCTGGCTGCTGATCTTCTTCGCGCTGCCGATGGTCTACCAGGCGTCGACGTCCGTGCAGACCGGCTCCCTGGAGAAGGGCTTCGAGGTCACCTGGCACTTCCAGACGTACTGGGACGCCTTCCAGGAGTACTACCCGCAGTTCATCCGCTCCCTGCTCTACGCGGGAACGGCCACGGTCCTCTGTCTGATCCTGGGCTACCCGCTCGCGTATCTGATCGCCTTCAAGGCGGGCCGCTGGCGCAACGTGGTGCTGATCCTGGTCATCGCGCCGTTCTTCACGAGCTTCCTGATCCGCACCCTCGCCTGGAAGACGATCCTCGCCGACGGCGGCCCGGTGGTGCACGTCCTCAACACGCTGCACATCCTGGACGTCACCAGCTGGCTCGGCTGGACGGAGGGAAGCCGCGTCCTGGCCACACCCATGGCGGTGGTCTGCGGCCTCACGTACAACTTCCTGCCCTTCATGATCCTGCCGCTCTACACCTCGCTGGAGCGCATCGACGGGCGCCTCCACGAGGCGGCAGGCGACCTGTACGCCACCCCCGCGACCACCTTCCGCAAGGTGACCTTCCCGCTCTCCATGCCGGGTGTCGTCTCCGGGACGCTCCTCACCTTCATCCCGGCGAGCGGCGACTACGTCAACGCCGAACTGCTCGGCTCCACCGACCAGAAGATGGTCGGCAACGTCATCCAGTCGCAGTTCCTGCGCGTACTGGACTACCCGACGGCCGCAGCCCTCTCCTTCATCCTCATGGCGATCGTGCTGGCCATGGTCACCGTCTACATCCGCCGCGCCGGAACGGAGGACCTGGTCTGA
- a CDS encoding glycerophosphodiester phosphodiesterase: MRTVTAVGHRGDPYRVRENTLPSLRSALGRGAGAVEIDVRLTRDGVPVLLHDETLQRLWGHDRPLGRLSAAEVRGLTGGGVPTFEEALAATDGHRLMIDLPGADAKAVRAVVGAVHEHGAAERAYYCAGAATMLMVRAADPAAEIAMTWTTVAPPRPALVDAVKPRWLNYRFGLVTSDLCDRVHHDGLLVSAWTADTKRTMRRLIERGVDSITSNRVDVLAPLTQLPREP; this comes from the coding sequence ATGCGCACCGTCACTGCCGTAGGCCACCGCGGCGACCCGTACCGCGTCCGTGAGAACACCCTCCCCTCCCTGCGTTCGGCGCTGGGGAGGGGAGCGGGCGCGGTCGAGATCGACGTCCGCCTCACCCGTGACGGCGTCCCCGTCCTGCTCCACGACGAGACCCTTCAACGCCTCTGGGGCCACGACCGTCCGCTCGGCCGGCTCTCCGCCGCCGAGGTGCGCGGGCTGACGGGCGGCGGCGTCCCCACCTTCGAGGAGGCCCTGGCCGCCACGGACGGCCACCGCCTCATGATCGACCTCCCCGGTGCGGACGCGAAGGCGGTACGCGCCGTGGTCGGCGCCGTCCACGAGCACGGCGCGGCGGAGCGCGCGTACTACTGCGCGGGTGCGGCGACGATGCTGATGGTCCGCGCCGCCGACCCCGCCGCCGAGATCGCCATGACCTGGACGACCGTCGCCCCGCCGCGCCCCGCACTCGTGGACGCGGTGAAGCCGCGCTGGCTCAACTACCGCTTCGGACTGGTCACTTCGGACCTCTGCGACCGCGTCCACCACGACGGGCTGCTGGTCTCGGCGTGGACCGCCGACACGAAGCGGACGATGCGCCGGCTGATCGAGCGCGGCGTCGACTCGATCACCAGCAACCGCGTCGACGTACTGGCACCCCTGACCCAACTGCCCCGCGAACCCTAG
- a CDS encoding ABC transporter substrate-binding protein codes for MEQYETERLSPAQLAAMQRSLRSGRGALTRRSLLRASGAGALAVGGMAALSGCGIPAAARDNGTAKASDDHSAQEKVINFSNWTEYMDVSDDEKHRPTLEAFTKRTGIKVKYTEDINDNVEFFGKVKPMLAAGQDTGRDLMVLTDWLAARMIRLGWVQRLDPSHLPHAYANLSAQFRSPDWDPGRAYSYPWTGIPTVIAYNVKATGGKKVDSISQMLDDPALKGRVGFLTEMRDSVGMTLLDMGKDPATFTDDDFNGAIARLQKGVDSKQIRRFTGNDYTSDLDKGDLAACVAWAGDLIQLQADNKDIRFAIPKAGYLTSSDNLLVPAKARHQRNAERLIDYYYEPKVAAQLAAYINYVCPVDGVHDELAKIDPALASNTLILPDKAMAAKSHAFRSLTSKEETAYEEKFAKLIGV; via the coding sequence ATGGAGCAGTACGAGACCGAGCGTCTCTCCCCGGCCCAACTGGCCGCCATGCAGCGCAGTCTGCGCAGCGGCCGGGGCGCCCTCACCCGCCGTTCGCTGCTGCGCGCCTCCGGCGCCGGCGCCCTGGCCGTCGGCGGAATGGCAGCCCTGAGCGGCTGCGGCATTCCCGCCGCCGCACGGGACAACGGCACCGCCAAGGCCTCCGACGACCACTCGGCCCAGGAGAAGGTGATCAACTTCTCCAACTGGACCGAGTACATGGACGTCAGCGACGACGAGAAGCACCGCCCGACCCTGGAGGCGTTCACGAAGCGCACCGGGATCAAGGTCAAGTACACCGAGGACATCAACGACAACGTCGAGTTCTTCGGCAAGGTCAAGCCGATGCTCGCCGCAGGCCAGGACACCGGCCGCGACCTGATGGTCCTCACCGACTGGCTGGCCGCCCGCATGATCCGCCTCGGCTGGGTCCAGAGACTGGACCCGTCGCACCTCCCGCATGCGTACGCCAACCTCTCGGCCCAGTTCCGTTCCCCCGACTGGGACCCGGGCCGCGCCTACTCCTACCCCTGGACCGGCATTCCCACCGTCATCGCGTACAACGTGAAGGCGACCGGCGGGAAGAAGGTCGACTCCATCTCGCAGATGCTGGACGACCCCGCGCTCAAGGGCCGCGTCGGCTTCCTCACCGAGATGCGCGACTCGGTCGGTATGACCCTGCTCGACATGGGCAAGGACCCCGCCACCTTCACCGACGACGACTTCAACGGTGCGATAGCCCGCCTGCAGAAGGGCGTCGACTCCAAGCAGATACGCCGCTTCACGGGCAACGACTACACCTCCGACCTCGACAAGGGCGACCTCGCCGCCTGTGTCGCCTGGGCCGGCGACCTCATCCAGCTGCAGGCCGACAACAAGGACATCAGGTTCGCGATCCCGAAGGCCGGTTACCTCACCTCCTCGGACAACCTGCTCGTCCCCGCGAAGGCACGCCACCAGCGCAACGCCGAGCGGCTGATCGACTACTACTACGAGCCGAAGGTCGCCGCCCAGCTCGCCGCGTACATCAACTACGTCTGCCCCGTCGACGGTGTGCACGACGAACTCGCCAAGATCGACCCGGCTCTGGCGTCCAACACGCTGATCCTCCCGGACAAGGCCATGGCAGCGAAGTCGCACGCTTTCCGCTCGCTCACGAGCAAGGAAGAGACGGCGTACGAAGAGAAGTTCGCCAAGCTCATCGGCGTCTGA
- a CDS encoding ABC transporter permease, whose protein sequence is MRWLRRNLITIAGLITLAYLILPNIVVMVFSFNKPKGRFNYAWQKGSLDAWKDPCGVADMCGSLSLSLQIAAWATLGATVLGTMIAFALVRYRFRARGAINSLIFLPMAMPEVVMAASLLTLFLNMGAKLGFWTILIAHIMFCLSFVVTAVKARVMSMDPRLEEAARDLYAGPVQTFVRVTLPIAAPGIAAGALLSFALSFDDFIITNFNAGSTVTFPMFVWGSAQRGTPVQINVIGTAMFIIAVLVVLAAQLLSNSRQKNSAKP, encoded by the coding sequence ATGCGCTGGCTCCGACGCAATCTCATCACCATCGCGGGCCTGATCACGCTCGCGTATCTCATCCTGCCGAACATCGTCGTGATGGTGTTCTCCTTCAACAAGCCGAAGGGGCGCTTCAACTACGCCTGGCAGAAGGGCTCGCTCGACGCCTGGAAGGACCCCTGCGGCGTCGCCGACATGTGCGGTTCGCTGTCTCTTTCCCTGCAGATCGCGGCCTGGGCGACCTTGGGCGCAACCGTGCTCGGCACGATGATCGCCTTCGCGCTGGTCCGCTACCGCTTCCGGGCGCGCGGCGCGATCAACTCGCTGATCTTCCTGCCGATGGCGATGCCCGAGGTCGTCATGGCGGCCTCCCTCCTCACGCTCTTCCTCAACATGGGCGCGAAGCTCGGCTTCTGGACGATCCTCATCGCGCACATCATGTTCTGCCTCAGCTTCGTGGTGACGGCGGTCAAGGCACGCGTGATGTCGATGGACCCGCGCCTGGAGGAGGCGGCCCGCGACCTGTACGCGGGTCCGGTCCAGACGTTCGTACGGGTCACGCTCCCCATCGCCGCCCCCGGAATCGCCGCAGGTGCGCTGCTCTCCTTCGCGCTCTCCTTCGACGACTTCATCATCACCAACTTCAACGCCGGCTCGACGGTGACCTTCCCCATGTTCGTCTGGGGATCGGCACAGCGCGGCACGCCGGTGCAGATCAACGTCATCGGCACGGCGATGTTCATCATTGCCGTACTGGTGGTCCTCGCCGCGCAGCTGCTCAGCAACAGCCGGCAGAAGAACAGCGCAAAACCCTAA